Genomic segment of Falco peregrinus isolate bFalPer1 chromosome 5, bFalPer1.pri, whole genome shotgun sequence:
ATCCCTTACACTGATCAATTTTATATGTAATTGAATGGTGGCGCTCTCAAAAAAACTTCTGTAAAACTAGCCTAACAGCAGACCCTCTATGACATTTAGTTGCCTAATTCTCACTGACCAAACATGCTAGCATTAGTCTCTATTTGGGATGAGGGTCAAAGATATTGAAGTAAATCTGTTACCACACAACTTCAAACAAAACTGAGAGTTGCAGTACTGACTCTTCATTCCAAGTACCACAGCAACaactgtcattaaaaatactgtagGGTTTTATGATACCACATGACAAATGTGAagccaaataaatatttggaaaaaaaaaatcaaacatatttTCTATTGTATCCACCCTTTCTTTGTAACTGTGagacatttctgcatttctctttttcatagAGCGTGAGTTGTGTGATGAAGAACCTGGGATGGATtcaatttcaaaatgcagcGAGGCCATTGAGCACACAGCCCAAAGAGGCAGCATACCTGCCACTCCAGCACAGTGGCACAGGCACTCTTCCACTCGGCACGAGATGCAGTATATTCCGTGGCAGCTGGGACTTCCAGAATTTTAATCCTGGATGGAGGCTGCCCTCTGAATGAATGAGCTGCAGGTGCCACAGAAGAGCATGAATGGGCAGTTGGATGAGGCTTCTACGCAACATACGATGTCAATTCAGAAACCTGGACAGAAGATTGCAATGACtgtatgggggaaaaaaaaaagaaaagaccagCTGAGAGGTGCTGGATATGTGGCTATTAATGAATCTCCTTACTGGAGTCTGGCCTTCTTTCCATAAAgacaaaacaagacaaacacatataaaacagaaaggaaaagaacagcactgattgaaaatgcagcttttgtttttggGGACAGACGTACACAGATTGTTGCAGGAGCAGAGACAAGGAGCCCTTCTGGCACCATTTTGTCCAACCTGCCTACAGGGTGAAAGACAAAAGTCTACATTCCTGTTCATGTTGCCTTTCCATCTTACTCTGAGTTTTTATTTAAGAATCACAGTTAGGATTTTATTATCCTGGATAAAGATGAGTGTAGCCGTTAGTGTATTATATGTTCTCACTGCAAACTAAATCCACTCATAAATAGGAGTTATAAAACATctatttcatttagaaatacaAGTGCCCGTAGTTGTTGTAGAAGGTCTTTAACTGAGATTGAAAGTACATTGCAAGGTTTAAGTATGACCtaaatagataaaataaaaaaatgcacgTATTTCTTCCAGTGAGCATATAACATACAATTAATTTCAACAGATATTAAATACCTTGGAGGATTACAGCTACAAGACAATACAGATTACAGTTCaagacattttccatttcaattttGCAAGTTCAGGATGACATctgaaagccatttttctgccagttttttCATACTAATCCAATTTCACTCACAGTAATGTAGGGAATATTATACCATTTGTTTTACCCATGAAAACTAACAATGTTCTGTTTTCACAGTATACCCAGTCAAAGAAAACCTTGTGGTGATGTAGTATCTGAGTAGTTGCAAAGGCTTTTGCATCACTTAACATTTCACAGGGAGTTCAAGGATTTCTGGTATCTGATGTGAGGCCTGTTTTTAGGCAACAACAGTGCTTCTGAGGCCTCCACAGCACAAAAAGAATTTTGATACCTTTCATGAAATCGAtacatgaaaaatttatttttgtaactctCCTTGTGGATTCATTCAGTTTGAAAGCATCCATTTACTAAAACAAGGTAAGCTGATGTAAATCAGACTTCCATCAATGAGAATGCTTTTTCAAGGTTTTGCACCGTTCAGTTacatcagtttaaaataaaatctgaaggtAATACTGTGCAACTGTGGGCCCACACAAAGTCTGACTGGCTTGTTTGCTCAAAGTCTTCACCAATCAGCCATGAGTTCCACTGGTTACAAGAGGaaaagggtggggttttttgctgttgctgcaccTCACTTTGTAGGTTGTTCAGCGTACAGTGCACCCACAGCCCTTTTTGTGACTTCTATTAAGTTTtatctgttttctccttctatCTTCTAACACATGGTTAACAAGTGTCACGAAAGTTCTCGCTACTTTTGCGTACAAAAATTAGATGCAGGCCctagcaacagaaaacaaattgtgTGTGTTTATAATTGCCATGTGTGAAGAACACTATTTAAGACAacttgacattttttctttagttggAATTACCAAATGCTCACTTTAAATTTACTATAGCATCCTAACACCATGTCTTTTGTCTAATGACCAAACGCTTGATTTATGTTTATGGGTAGAATGGATGCGTGAGGAGGGTCATTACCCGGAGGAACGATCTGAAAAGGCGCGAAATAGCGAGCCCGAGCACAGGCGTATGGCTTTTGGGAGCAAACCCGCTTCTGAGGGCTACCACAGGGGGCTACCACAGGGGGCTACCACAGGGGGCTACCACAGGGGGCTACCACAGGGGGCTACCACAGGCCGCCACCACGCCCCCGCCCAGGGCCGCGGCAGAGGCAAAGGAAGGGCCCAGCTGGGCGGCAAGGGCCGAGGgcccgccagccccgccgggGTTCCCCTCACacccgggcccgccgccggcgCTCGGAAACGCGTCActccccgcgccgcgcccccgccccacCGGGTGGTGCGTGACGCCATCACGGCGCGCTGCGGCGTGTGCAGTTGCCGCTGTCGcccgcgcggccccgccggtgCCCGCCCGCAGCATGGCCGCGGCAGGGGAGCCTGCGCCGtccgccccgccgctgcccgccgccgcggtGCCCTCCTTCGCCGTGGCCCGCGGCCTGGTGGGGCGCCGCTACTCCTGCCTGGTGGTGGCGCCGCACCGCCGGCACGTCGCCCTGGCGCCGCGCTACCTGGGCCGCAAGCGCAGCGGCATCCGCGCCCAGCTCGACGCCGAGCTCCTGCGCTACTCGGAGAGGTGCGGCCGGCGGGCGGCTCGGGGCGGGCCTCGGGCCTCAGCCCGCCggggccccgcgccgccgcctgggcccgccgcggccgggggaGCGCTCGCCGCCCCGCCGGGTCTGCCTCCGGCCTAACCGTTAACGGTgcccccttctccttccagcctTCAGGGCGTGCCGCTGGCGTACGACAACATCAAGGTGGTGGGCGAGCTGGGGGACATTAACGACGAAAAGGGGTTCATCCACCTGAACGTCGAGGCGGATTTCGTCATCTTCAGCcccaagaaggggaaaaagctgGTGGTGCGTAAACGCGCTGACGTCTCACggggcatttttttttataaagtaatCGAAGCTTGGCTTATCTCCGTCATCAACAGAGGTCTGGGACATGGGGTGGAGTTATGTTTTACTTTGTAACACTGGCTTATGCGTGTACGAGTAGTTCACGGTAGTTTGTTAGCAGTGCGTGGTAGTAGATCTTACTTTCGTCTGTCTGTACTGGCCCTGTATTTATCAAACTTCTACATAATATGTATTGTTAACATATTGTGTTACGTATTATTAAATACTTCAGAATTTTGAATATCATATCCATGCTTCTTTCTGAAGAGCTGATAATTCTCAAACAGGTATGCATGTTCTTACTTAATAGTAACAGGAGTGTTTAGGATGCTCATATGAGTTTAGTTCCTTCAAGTACAAGAGCAGTACATCACGTTGAAGGCTACCTTTCAGTAAAAAGAGATGTATGGCTCACAGAACAGCTTTAAGCTTGTTAAGACCCTTGCATCAGtatttgtggggaaaaatagGTTGAGAGTTGGCTTACATTCATTTGTGTGCTGTACCTTTTGCAGCATAGCTTATGTCTTAAGAAATTAATGTGTCTTCTTGCTAGGAAGAGAATGGAAAAACCCTCAGCCTCTCAGTCACCCTTGGGGAGAACAAAGGTGAATAGCATTTGATGTACAAGCGTGTCAGAAACCCACTGAATGGAGTACTTGAAAGCCTTTTAGGTGTCGTCTGTATCTTTAGCTGCTAAGtagtgctgtgccactgtgaATGCTGTTTTAGGCAAGTAAATCAAACTTTAAATGGCTTTAAAACGAAGTTGATGGCTGTAGTGTGGGGAAAGAGTTACCAGTTTTATTCAGATACTCACTGTGGCTATGTTTTGCTGTCATGGCTTGTATCCAGaactgtgtggccagcaggacaagtgATTGTCCCCCTATACTCAGACagtggtgaggctgcaccttgaatactgtgttcagttttggggcTGTCACTTCAAGAGGAATGTaaaggtgctggagcatgtccagagaagggcaacaaggCTGGTAAAGGGTGTAAAGAATATCTTAGAACaagcagctgagagaactggggctgtttaaTCTGGAGGAGTCTCAGGGGGGATCTTACTGCTgcctacaactacctgaaaggagtgggcaggtgggggtgggtctcttctcccaggtaattagtgacaggacaagaggaaacggaTTCAAGTTGTGCCAGTGGAGGTTTAGATTgataattaggaaaaaattcttcacggaaagggttgtcaagcattggaacaggctgcccagggaggtgatagaatcaccatccctggaagtatttaaaaaacatgtagatgcagtgcttagcgacatggtttagtgatggacttggcagtcctggcttAACGGTTGAACCtgatgatctcagaggtcttttgcaacctaaatgattctattattATGCAGATACAGGTTGAGTTCTATTTTTGGAGGAGTTGTATGAAGAGTTTACAGGAATAGTGTTGATTTTAGTGAAGAAGAGTTAGCTTATTTGCTGGATAAATTGACTTCATAAATTGCGCATAAACTCTTGTTGAAAAGTGCCCatatatgaaattaaatttatatcATAGGCATTTAAAGGAATGATCTTTCTATAACTTCATatgaccttttttttgtttgtctttttaggGTGTAATTAATAAAGTGGCCCCTAGTCATATTGGCTGCCTGATACATGGATGCTTCAACGCTTCTATCCCTAAACCTGAACAAATGTCAGCTGCACAATGGCAAGAGCTGGGGTTAAAAACAGGGGACGAACTGAAGTTTCAAGTATTGCACTTGGATTCTGATGCAGCTGGGGTGTTTTTCATTCGAGGAGGACTTACTAAAAGCAGGTATTGTGACCTACTagagaatatttttaactgtttgcaTGGGTTTGTTACAAGCTAAATGATTTGAATTAACATCTTAATCTTCaagctttcttatttttacgCAAACCCATGACTATATATACCCTGTTTTAGTTATCCTAAACTAAACTTCCTAGTGTTAGTTCTCATATGAaaattttctctggaaaaataaaaatagatctttgttttttcttagatTTAAAAATCTTGGTGTGCTGACCTGTGAACTGTTGATTGTGTATGTAATACGTGCTCAAAATAGCACCCCCAGATGTCTAGAGTAGCTGTGTTGGTGAATGTGCACAGGCTTTTCAAGTGAAAACTGTCCAGTTCCTGAAAACGGTGTTCATGTTGGTGTTTGCCCACACAGGTGCGCACATTCCATAATCACAAATCATTACATGTGGATGGTTTAAATGCTTGCTAAAATGTAGGAATATAAAAGATGATACAAGAAAATGCATCACCTTCCTCCTTTTGCTTATGCCTCCTTTTAGAGCAGCTTCCTAAAAATCTTATTAGTGATTAAAAGTTTGTTCAGATTGATTTTTAGATGGTCATTTGCTgagcagtgtttttttctgccaatgtgcttatgtttttaattaaatgtacaATGTGACTACTACTGGAaaaatcataatattttttgtttgatttttcttttttaatctggaaGGATGCTCTAAATTGTTTCAGTGAACTTACAATGAAAGTTAACAATGTTGTCCTCAGTGCCTCTGGGGACATCTCCATGCCTTTTAGCTGCATGCTTTCCATATTTGTCTTTCTAGACATTTTCTCCAGTGCTCTCAGTTGCAAGGTACCTGCTggagttttttattttgtttgggtgggtttttttctttttttgccttttttggcATCACCTTTGTTTTAGCTGTGTAGACTTTAGCAAGGTAGTTGCTTGGTAAAACCAGCAGTGTGTCTCATGTATGACTGAATAGGCTGTTGACTGTGCATGtttgtgaaaaatgtaaaaataaaaattactacaCAATGTGTAAGTAGGAATTAGTGTATGAAGGCGTACAAGGAAAGAGGGAATATCAAAGTGGTCTGTACagcattttagagaaaaaaattagccTTGGATTTGAAAGAGAATGTTGATTCTGCAGTAAGAAGGAAGCTCATCGGGTAACAGAAATTACCCTAAAATACCCTGAAATTATTAAACAGGCTTTATGATTTTCTGTAGCTACAGTATCATGTTCTCCAGCTGGTTTTTTGCAAATGCTTATCTTTTATCTACTTGatgtaaataaatactgtgTGAGGGACAGTTAGATATCTCCACTTCAGcttattttgtgtatttctttacAGCATGAAGCCCAAACAATCTGAGACTATCACTGGCAGTGCAAATGGAGATGAATTTCAAAATCTTGACTACCAGGAGAATGGCTTCAATGACTCTGGGGGAGGTAACATCACAGAGGAGCCTCTAGGTGAGACAGATAACACTGGGAGAGAGAACACAGAAGAGCAAAGTGTTGGTGCTGTGAATGGATTATGTGAtgataaaaagaagaagaagaagaaaaagaaaaagtgtaagCAAGAAGAACAGGGACTTGTATTGCCTACTAGTGACTCCAGTGGTTACCAAAGTGACCATAAAcagtcaaagaaaaagaaaagaaagcattgtaATGATGTTGAAGAAAGTAAATTATCTCAGCTGTCAAAAGAACCcaaagctaaaaagaaaagggactGAAGTCTGAAGTGCTTTTCCTGAATAAGATTTCCGATGTTTTTGATAAGGTTCCAATAAAagcctgttttcaaaatgtatgtgtatattGCTttactgctgctctgccaggtgGGATGATGTTTGTGTGTATATGCACACCAACAGCTTTAAAGGCAGGAGCTTTTAAAGAAGTGATAGGAAGAATGTGATAGAAGCAATATC
This window contains:
- the POLR1F gene encoding DNA-directed RNA polymerase I subunit RPA43, producing the protein MAAAGEPAPSAPPLPAAAVPSFAVARGLVGRRYSCLVVAPHRRHVALAPRYLGRKRSGIRAQLDAELLRYSESLQGVPLAYDNIKVVGELGDINDEKGFIHLNVEADFVIFSPKKGKKLVGVINKVAPSHIGCLIHGCFNASIPKPEQMSAAQWQELGLKTGDELKFQVLHLDSDAAGVFFIRGGLTKSSMKPKQSETITGSANGDEFQNLDYQENGFNDSGGGNITEEPLGETDNTGRENTEEQSVGAVNGLCDDKKKKKKKKKKCKQEEQGLVLPTSDSSGYQSDHKQSKKKKRKHCNDVEESKLSQLSKEPKAKKKRD